In one window of Gemmatimonadota bacterium DNA:
- a CDS encoding DPP IV N-terminal domain-containing protein, whose protein sequence is MRLHRLAPIATLLLLPLALDAQAPARAPRQLTADDYAQAERRLGQTTFGLVSGTASQVTWLPDGRFWYRAATPEGATFLLVDPKKKTRAPAFDHAAMAAALAKATGRPVKAERLPFGSFALSADGSALTLSWGKDRWRCDRAGTACTALSPRPEVPPDASLSPDSSTAVFIRDHNLWAKQLSSGVETQLTTDGVKDYGYATNNAGWVHGDDPVVTWSPDSRRIATFQHDGRGVRDMVLARTTPGAPVLEQWKYPLPGDSVVFRIERVIIDLSGDAPRVVRLRMPPDFHRSTVSDHVACGRGLCDAQWSPDGTRLAFISSSRDHKDAWLRVADAATGEVREVLHEHSATQVGDASMPEDLWKVLPATNEVIWWSERDNWTQLYLFDLQRGALKSRITSGEGNVTRLVRVDEKARQVWFLMNGHEPGRDPYFQHFYRVGFDGKGLTLLTPDVGHHSVSLSPDGAYFTDTWSTPNTPPVTVLRDAAGKVVLPLEKADISRLLATGWRPPVPVTVKGRDGTTDIYGLMYLPSTLDSTRKYPIVNNIYPGPQSGSVGTRAFAPARGDHQALAELGFVVVQLDGMGTPGRSKAFHDFYYGRMNDNTIPDQVAGMQELARRYPFIDIDQAGIWGHSGGGFATAAAMFAYPDFFKVGIAESGNHDNRVYEDDWGERYQGLMVTAADSAGYIAAANQTHAARLKGKLFLIHGMMDDNVPPYNTQLVAQALMNANKDFDQIMLPDARHGYGKDTPYIMRRRWDYFVEHLQGNIPPKEYRIGGPRRVEGTP, encoded by the coding sequence ATGCGCCTCCATCGCCTTGCCCCCATCGCCACGCTGCTGTTGCTGCCCCTCGCGCTCGACGCGCAGGCCCCGGCCCGCGCCCCCCGCCAGCTCACCGCGGATGACTACGCCCAGGCGGAACGCCGGCTGGGGCAGACCACCTTCGGTTTGGTGAGCGGCACGGCGAGCCAGGTCACCTGGCTGCCCGACGGCCGCTTCTGGTACCGCGCCGCCACGCCGGAGGGGGCGACGTTCCTGCTGGTGGACCCGAAGAAGAAGACCCGGGCGCCGGCGTTCGATCATGCCGCGATGGCGGCGGCGCTGGCCAAGGCCACGGGGCGTCCGGTCAAGGCGGAGCGGCTGCCCTTCGGGAGCTTCGCGCTCTCGGCCGATGGCAGCGCGCTCACGCTGTCGTGGGGCAAGGACCGGTGGCGCTGCGACCGGGCGGGGACGGCGTGCACCGCGCTCAGCCCGCGCCCGGAGGTGCCGCCCGACGCGAGCCTCTCGCCCGACAGCAGCACCGCGGTGTTCATCCGCGACCACAACCTCTGGGCGAAGCAGCTCAGCAGCGGGGTGGAGACCCAGCTCACCACCGACGGGGTGAAGGACTACGGCTACGCCACCAACAACGCCGGCTGGGTGCATGGCGATGACCCGGTCGTCACCTGGTCGCCGGACAGCCGCCGGATCGCCACCTTCCAGCACGACGGCCGCGGGGTGCGCGACATGGTGCTGGCCCGCACCACGCCGGGGGCGCCGGTGCTGGAGCAGTGGAAGTACCCGCTGCCGGGTGACAGCGTGGTGTTCCGCATCGAGCGGGTGATCATCGACCTGTCGGGGGACGCGCCGCGGGTGGTGCGGCTCCGCATGCCGCCCGACTTCCACCGCTCCACCGTGAGCGACCACGTGGCCTGCGGCCGCGGGCTGTGTGACGCGCAGTGGTCGCCCGACGGCACCCGGCTGGCGTTCATCTCGAGCTCGCGCGACCACAAGGACGCCTGGCTCCGCGTGGCCGACGCCGCCACCGGTGAGGTACGCGAGGTGCTGCACGAGCACAGCGCCACCCAGGTGGGCGACGCCTCGATGCCCGAGGACCTCTGGAAGGTGCTCCCCGCCACCAACGAGGTGATCTGGTGGTCGGAGCGTGACAACTGGACCCAGCTCTACCTCTTCGACCTGCAGCGGGGGGCGCTCAAGTCCCGGATCACCAGCGGCGAGGGGAACGTCACCCGGCTGGTGCGGGTGGACGAGAAGGCGCGGCAGGTCTGGTTCCTGATGAACGGCCACGAGCCGGGGCGCGACCCGTACTTCCAGCACTTCTACCGGGTGGGCTTCGACGGCAAGGGCCTCACCCTGCTCACCCCCGACGTGGGCCACCACAGCGTGTCGCTCTCGCCGGACGGGGCGTACTTCACCGACACCTGGTCGACCCCGAATACCCCGCCGGTGACGGTGCTGCGCGACGCCGCCGGCAAGGTGGTGCTGCCGCTCGAGAAGGCCGACATCTCGCGCCTGCTCGCCACCGGGTGGCGGCCGCCGGTGCCGGTGACCGTGAAGGGCCGCGACGGCACCACGGACATCTACGGGCTGATGTACCTGCCGAGCACCCTGGACTCGACCCGGAAATACCCGATCGTCAACAACATCTACCCCGGGCCGCAGTCGGGCAGCGTGGGGACCCGCGCCTTCGCCCCCGCCCGCGGCGATCACCAGGCGCTGGCGGAGCTCGGCTTCGTCGTGGTGCAGCTCGACGGCATGGGGACGCCGGGGCGGTCGAAGGCGTTCCACGACTTCTACTACGGCCGCATGAACGACAACACCATCCCCGACCAGGTGGCGGGGATGCAGGAGCTGGCGCGGCGCTACCCGTTCATCGACATCGACCAGGCGGGGATCTGGGGCCATTCCGGGGGCGGGTTCGCCACGGCGGCGGCGATGTTCGCCTACCCCGACTTCTTCAAGGTGGGGATCGCCGAGAGCGGCAACCACGACAACCGGGTGTACGAGGACGACTGGGGAGAGCGCTACCAGGGGCTGATGGTCACCGCGGCCGACAGCGCCGGCTACATCGCCGCCGCGAACCAGACCCACGCCGCCCGGCTCAAGGGGAAGCTGTTCCTGATCCACGGCATGATGGACGACAACGTGCCGCCCTACAACACCCAGCTGGTGGCGCAGGCGCTGATGAACGCCAACAAGGACTTCGACCAGATCATGCTGCCCGACGCGCGCCACGGCTACGGCAAGGACACGCCGTACATCATGCGCCGGCGCTGGGACTACTTCGTGGAGCACCTGCAGGGGAACATCCCGCCGAAGGAGTACCGGATCGGCGGGCCGCGCCGGGTGGAGGGGACGCCGTGA
- a CDS encoding NAD(P)-dependent alcohol dehydrogenase, whose protein sequence is MPRLPARGYAAQSATTPLAPFAFERRVPGPRDVHIEIQFCGVCHSDLHQVRNEWGGSTFPMVPGHEILGRVKAVGAEVTRFTAGQRVAVGCMVDACRACRSCREGEEQYCDGPLTFTYNSPDRVLGGSTQGGYSDHVVVDQDFVLSVAEHLDPAGAAPLLCAGITTWSPLRTWGVGPGQRVGVVGLGGLGHMGVKLAHALGARVSLFTTSAGKAADARRLGADEVILTREPDALARHAGRFDFLLDTVAAPHNLDAYLSLLKRDGTLCLVGVPDRPHPAPGVFPLVMRRRRLAGSLIGGIRETQELLDFCADRNIVSDVEVIPIQQINAAYERMLRSDVKYRFVIDLASLKG, encoded by the coding sequence ATGCCCCGCCTCCCCGCCCGCGGCTACGCCGCGCAGAGTGCCACCACCCCGCTCGCGCCCTTCGCCTTCGAGCGCCGCGTCCCCGGCCCCCGGGACGTCCACATCGAGATCCAGTTCTGCGGCGTCTGCCACTCCGACCTGCACCAGGTGCGCAACGAGTGGGGCGGGTCCACCTTCCCGATGGTGCCCGGGCACGAGATCCTGGGGCGGGTGAAGGCGGTCGGCGCGGAGGTGACGCGCTTCACCGCCGGGCAGCGGGTGGCCGTCGGCTGCATGGTGGATGCCTGCCGCGCCTGCCGCAGCTGCCGCGAGGGCGAGGAACAGTACTGCGACGGCCCGCTCACCTTCACCTACAACAGCCCCGACCGGGTCCTGGGCGGCTCCACCCAGGGCGGCTACTCCGACCACGTGGTGGTGGACCAGGACTTCGTGCTGTCCGTCGCGGAGCACCTCGACCCCGCCGGCGCGGCGCCGCTGCTGTGCGCCGGGATCACCACCTGGTCGCCGCTGCGCACCTGGGGGGTGGGACCGGGCCAGCGGGTGGGCGTGGTGGGCCTCGGCGGCCTGGGCCACATGGGCGTCAAGCTCGCCCACGCCCTCGGCGCCCGGGTGTCGCTCTTCACCACCTCCGCCGGCAAGGCGGCCGACGCCCGGCGCCTCGGCGCCGACGAGGTGATCCTCACCCGCGAGCCCGACGCCCTCGCGCGGCACGCGGGGCGGTTCGACTTCCTCCTCGACACCGTCGCCGCGCCGCACAACCTCGACGCCTACCTGTCCCTGCTCAAGCGCGACGGCACCCTCTGCCTGGTCGGGGTCCCCGACCGGCCGCACCCGGCGCCGGGCGTCTTCCCGCTGGTCATGCGGCGGCGGCGGCTGGCGGGGTCGCTCATCGGCGGCATCCGCGAGACGCAGGAGCTGCTCGACTTCTGCGCCGACCGCAACATCGTCTCGGACGTGGAGGTGATCCCGATCCAGCAGATCAACGCGGCCTACGAGCGGATGCTCAGGAGCGACGTGAAGTACCGCTTCGTGATCGACCTGGCGTCGCTCAAGGGGTAA
- a CDS encoding Uma2 family endonuclease, translating to MAAVSPVTTIEELLALPEDGQRHELLDGVHVVTPSPAYRHQDLVGNLLVLLRAALLPHPTLRTLTSPADIVLGPRTLVQPDLFVVRIDPEHPPVAWADAGLPLLAIEILSPSTAARDRGAKRRIYQAAGVAEYWIVDPDARLIERWTPGEARPEIITDRLVWEPEAGVRVEVGVEGVFGDRAGLRPAREEGRGKREAGKGEGEGESRPVLSSRGSSATEGSLQVRCGPEGIPRALRALGLTAGGGAPYPLSDARSITKRYFTSLLSIRS from the coding sequence ATGGCCGCCGTGTCGCCGGTTACCACCATCGAGGAGCTGCTGGCGCTGCCGGAGGACGGGCAGCGCCACGAACTGCTCGACGGGGTCCACGTCGTGACGCCGAGCCCGGCGTACCGCCACCAGGACCTGGTGGGCAACCTGCTCGTCCTCCTCCGCGCGGCGCTGCTGCCTCACCCGACGCTCCGCACCCTCACCAGCCCCGCCGACATCGTGCTCGGCCCGCGCACCCTGGTCCAGCCGGACCTCTTCGTGGTGCGGATCGACCCGGAGCATCCGCCCGTGGCATGGGCCGACGCCGGCCTTCCCCTGCTCGCCATCGAGATCCTCTCCCCCTCCACCGCCGCCCGCGACCGCGGCGCCAAGCGCCGGATCTACCAGGCCGCCGGCGTGGCGGAGTACTGGATCGTGGATCCGGACGCGCGGCTGATAGAGCGCTGGACGCCGGGCGAGGCCCGGCCGGAGATCATCACCGACCGACTGGTGTGGGAGCCGGAAGCGGGGGTGAGGGTCGAGGTTGGGGTGGAGGGGGTGTTTGGGGATAGGGCGGGGCTGCGCCCCGCCCGGGAAGAGGGAAGAGGGAAGCGGGAAGCGGGGAAGGGGGAAGGGGAAGGGGAGTCGCGCCCCGTGCTGTCATCCCGAGGGAGCAGCGCGACCGAGGGATCCCTCCAAGTCCGATGCGGACCCGAAGGGATTCCTCGGGCCCTGCGGGCCCTCGGACTGACGGCGGGTGGGGGCGCCCCTTACCCCTTGAGCGACGCCAGGTCGATCACGAAGCGGTACTTCACGTCGCTCCTGAGCATCCGCTCGTAG
- a CDS encoding Uma2 family endonuclease — MPIPVAIRARGPYYTVDILDELPADTSRYELVHGELLVTPAPTFWHQELAARLFRQVDRYLERYPVGHVMFSPADVRWGRETGVQPDLFVIPRAAARSMDWRAVRELLLVIEVLSPATARADRFTKRRRYQEAAVPWYWIVDPDARAVEVWTPMATTPTIEREQVSWEPSGAPEPLVIGLDALFRPVE, encoded by the coding sequence ATGCCGATCCCCGTTGCGATCCGGGCCCGGGGCCCCTACTACACCGTCGACATCCTGGACGAGCTGCCGGCCGACACCTCCCGCTACGAGCTGGTGCACGGGGAGCTGCTGGTGACGCCGGCGCCAACCTTCTGGCACCAGGAGCTTGCGGCTCGGCTCTTCCGGCAGGTGGACCGGTACCTGGAGCGGTACCCGGTCGGCCACGTCATGTTCTCGCCGGCCGACGTGCGATGGGGCCGGGAGACCGGCGTCCAGCCAGACCTGTTCGTGATCCCCCGTGCCGCGGCCCGGTCCATGGACTGGCGCGCCGTCCGTGAGCTCCTGCTGGTGATCGAGGTGCTGAGCCCGGCGACGGCCCGGGCCGACCGGTTCACCAAGCGGCGTCGGTACCAGGAGGCCGCCGTCCCGTGGTACTGGATCGTGGACCCGGACGCCCGCGCGGTCGAGGTCTGGACGCCCATGGCCACCACGCCGACCATCGAGCGGGAACAGGTATCGTGGGAACCGTCCGGGGCTCCCGAACCGCTGGTGATCGGGCTCGATGCACTGTTCCGGCCGGTGGAGTAG
- a CDS encoding Uma2 family endonuclease, with product MSAVSPVTTIEELLALPEDGQRHELLDGVHAVTPSPAYRHQDVLSRLMSALLRAVDPHPRLRVLTSPADIVLGPRTLVQPDLFVVRIDPEHPPRDWSDVGTPLLAIEILSPSTAARDRGAKRRIYQAAGVAEYWIVDPDARLIERWTPSDTRPEILTDRVVWEPEAGVRVEVGLEGVFGV from the coding sequence ATGTCTGCCGTGTCGCCGGTTACCACCATCGAGGAGCTGCTGGCGCTGCCGGAGGACGGGCAGCGGCACGAGCTGCTGGACGGGGTGCATGCCGTGACCCCGTCTCCGGCGTACCGGCACCAGGACGTCCTGTCGCGCCTGATGTCCGCGCTCCTCCGGGCAGTGGACCCGCACCCGAGACTCCGGGTGCTGACGAGCCCCGCCGACATTGTGCTCGGCCCGCGCACCCTGGTCCAGCCCGACCTCTTCGTGGTCCGGATCGACCCGGAACATCCCCCGAGGGATTGGAGCGATGTGGGCACGCCGCTGCTCGCCATCGAGATCCTCTCCCCCTCGACCGCCGCCCGCGACCGCGGCGCCAAGCGCCGGATCTACCAGGCCGCGGGCGTCGCGGAGTACTGGATCGTGGACCCGGACGCGCGGCTGATCGAGCGCTGGACGCCGAGCGATACCCGGCCAGAGATCTTGACCGACCGGGTGGTGTGGGAGCCGGAAGCCGGGGTGAGGGTCGAGGTCGGGCTGGAGGGGGTGTTTGGGGTATAG
- a CDS encoding helix-turn-helix domain-containing protein — protein MTTTLELPTPEVAEEAESALRQLQPFLKRHNQKHVRVRPADGAAPTVTVPRQAFALFLEVLGQMANGNAVTIVPVHAELTTQEAANFLNVSRPYLVRLLEEGKLPYRKVGTHRRVMFADLAEYRRRDEARRKETMTALAEEAQKHGLGY, from the coding sequence ATGACCACAACCCTTGAACTCCCGACCCCGGAGGTGGCGGAGGAGGCGGAATCCGCCCTCCGCCAGCTCCAGCCGTTCCTGAAGCGCCACAACCAGAAGCACGTCCGGGTCCGCCCGGCGGATGGGGCGGCGCCGACGGTCACCGTGCCGCGGCAGGCCTTCGCGCTCTTCCTCGAGGTGCTGGGCCAGATGGCCAACGGCAACGCGGTGACCATCGTCCCGGTGCATGCGGAGCTGACGACGCAGGAGGCGGCGAACTTCCTCAACGTCTCGCGTCCGTACCTGGTCCGGCTGCTGGAGGAGGGAAAGCTCCCCTACCGGAAGGTGGGTACCCACCGGCGGGTGATGTTCGCGGACCTGGCGGAGTACCGCCGGCGCGATGAGGCACGACGCAAGGAGACCATGACGGCGTTGGCGGAGGAGGCGCAGAAGCACGGGCTGGGGTACTAA
- a CDS encoding helix-turn-helix transcriptional regulator — protein MASLGEAIRRLRLAGGYTQKELAERVDSDPTYLSHVESGRREPSLTLLRTLARELKVPPGLLLAVALWSDLPPSQKRRYRPILDKLVSLGAGPAHTLQLDD, from the coding sequence ATGGCCAGTCTCGGTGAAGCGATTCGCCGCCTGCGGCTTGCAGGCGGCTACACTCAGAAGGAGCTCGCGGAGCGCGTCGATTCGGACCCTACCTACCTCTCGCATGTCGAGTCGGGCCGCCGCGAACCAAGCCTCACGCTCCTCCGAACTCTCGCCCGTGAACTCAAGGTACCTCCAGGCCTCCTCCTTGCAGTGGCGCTATGGTCGGATCTCCCACCAAGCCAGAAACGCAGATATCGCCCGATTCTCGACAAGCTCGTCTCCCTCGGTGCCGGTCCTGCACACACTCTTCAGCTTGACGACTAG
- a CDS encoding RNA-directed DNA polymerase, with the protein MASVASLATRLSVSERLLISLLDAGDAEWRQRQVLTGGKLRTLLLPSRRLATVQQVILKRPLEALRIHDASFCVRRRGALRAAEKHARHPYLLHLDIKDFFPSVSPGQVTESLKARGESHQLSPLIAQLTTAYGQLPQGACTSVALANLVLYRLDVRLSNLCRKEGVTYTRYVDDLAVSGGQRVSRLEPLVRKIVGEEGWVLGKKGGLYDGDSQHRYLGIILNAKPNIDRAYIDDLRFVLTQLRRGTTLDDSQRTRLLGRIEYVKSVNPEVGTRLANRLMEASSTDAH; encoded by the coding sequence ATGGCGTCCGTCGCATCGCTGGCGACACGACTAAGTGTTTCTGAGAGGCTGCTGATCTCCCTATTGGACGCGGGTGACGCAGAGTGGCGGCAGCGACAAGTACTCACGGGCGGCAAACTCCGAACGCTGCTCCTCCCCAGCAGGCGCCTCGCGACGGTCCAGCAGGTCATCCTGAAGCGCCCATTGGAAGCGCTCCGAATCCATGACGCATCTTTCTGTGTGCGTCGCCGGGGGGCTCTCAGAGCGGCCGAAAAGCACGCGCGCCATCCTTACCTGCTTCACCTGGACATCAAGGACTTCTTTCCGAGCGTTTCTCCGGGACAAGTCACCGAGAGCCTCAAGGCTCGGGGGGAATCGCACCAGCTCAGCCCGCTGATAGCGCAATTGACTACCGCCTACGGCCAATTGCCACAAGGCGCCTGCACGAGCGTCGCACTCGCCAACCTCGTGCTCTACCGCCTCGACGTGCGGCTCTCGAACCTCTGCCGGAAGGAGGGCGTCACGTACACTCGCTACGTTGACGACCTCGCTGTTTCTGGCGGCCAGCGGGTCTCCCGCCTCGAACCATTGGTGAGGAAGATCGTTGGCGAGGAGGGGTGGGTGCTCGGAAAAAAGGGCGGCCTCTACGACGGGGACTCGCAACATCGGTATCTGGGCATCATCCTGAACGCGAAGCCAAACATTGACCGCGCTTACATTGATGACTTGAGGTTCGTGCTGACCCAGCTTCGCCGCGGCACAACTCTCGATGACTCTCAGAGAACGCGGCTCTTGGGGAGGATCGAATACGTGAAGTCGGTGAATCCAGAAGTGGGGACGCGACTCGCGAATCGACTCATGGAAGCGAGTTCAACGGACGCGCACTAG